In one window of Drosophila ananassae strain 14024-0371.13 chromosome XR, ASM1763931v2, whole genome shotgun sequence DNA:
- the LOC6501973 gene encoding diacylglycerol lipase-alpha isoform X4, which translates to MRGSILDAEARTSINIWIYLKSLVILFDIAWLIVGSVWLGHYYSTSPIDDPKKVYIAIIICNWVLVVITLITIWCTFDAAGRSWVKMKKYQRSMRETESRFNYKRSNSMNRNWRQRKVMRAYQDSWDHRCRLLFCCMGSSERNRNSFTDIARLLSDFFRELDVVPSDVVAGLVLLRKFQRLEREAIVRQRKNGTYEFLSGVPITERTQFLALNDAKNYDFFQTVIHYMYFAQGAYGWPMYVIINRTKMWHLLPELKCFGCFCGSGDDAEVIQDNCCLCNYAALKKTLQMGDIDIVYATYHVDVGETPFFVAVDYTHRAIVISIRGTLSMKDILTDLNAEGEVLPLQPPRDDWLGHKGMVQAAIYIKNKLQEDNIIEKALQRNPDRQTHSFDLVLVGHSLGAGTAAILAILLKPDYPTLQCFSYSPPGGLLSMPAVEYSKSFITSVVLGKDVVPRIGLNQMEALRADLINAIQRSVDPKWKTISCSVICCGCGPEPTSVVNMSGQDTHINQYQEERGTARSTSAHPTDSSIALTLHQPLYPPGRIIHIVRHHPKAEEQKYDSGWRNVLKNREPVYQAIWADSTDFDEVLISPVMLQDHMPDKVLAALKKVVTTSGPRKPQRQTSNAFSTASNEGPETDHQELAHSSTNGDSDPVRPNSGTETEVETETNHGRTHCKRPSQSSYTNLSNCLPLTPSAQHKLCLETSFTNGSGCGTGTMPLQPMPPRGSKASSLAGSILGRSLTPYDISSALDDSLATVALRQSPSLMSSETTGTVIANHEPETEDVPVPRLKAVAFDMAPTPPPVLLGRQLEERSLVGWQSGERVLLERQHSEKKPRTLPLAQRQALRRASDAGTGAGVDLLHDDWYGLAPLASPETLSEISSVSSRTSVPISLANSIERYLHHMGVAVGPHKVPLEDIFESQLHTPKVMRRAPKFTENLAGCAEDSRNLDQYKRMGRVFVTFPRIYPDHSLDSSDESFESASAHSLQRLPQLPQTSKSADPLEGEQDVSREAQPVKKLTFSDSDILADDHCLRLCPHCPCGRDAQSGCCTRSQHGQCSDLAVGTGASLGLGLGSTDTSFYSANSSLEQVVTPARQNGGPHLEEILMRPGVLESHFPVLGGGSGLETPALVAPASPSPMSNGKRPDVVGGRVRKRLSSEEFVFTRSEDMPSLVQIGDRNSGSPAGRRRKGCVYPAGNSLHLDAAAGAAAAAAAATASPTSISKFTRTRVAAGSVAKQTAANNESNV; encoded by the exons CCCATCGATGATCCCAAGAAGGTCTACATAG CCATTATCATCTGCAACTGGGTCCTGGTGGTCATCACCCTGATCACCATCTGGTGCACCTTCGACGCCGCAGGCCGTTCGTGGGTGAAGATGAAGAAGTACCAGCGATCTATGCGGGAAACGGAGTCGAGATTCAACTACAAAAGAAGCAACTCCATGAATCGAAATTGGCGGCAAAG AAAGGTGATGAGGGCCTACCAGGACAGCTGGGACCATCGCTGTCGCCTGTTGTTCTGCTGCATGGGCTCCTCGGAGCGGAACCGGAACTCCTTCACGGACATCGCCCGACTGCTGAGCGACTTCTTCCGGGAGCTGGACGTGGTGCCGTCGGACGTGGTGGCCGGACTGGTCCTGCTCCGGAAGTTCCAACGCCTCGAGAGGGAGGCCATTGTCAGGCAAAGGAAGAACGGCACCTACGAGTTCCTCAGCGGCGTGCCCATCACGGAGCGTACCCAGTTCCTAGCACTCAACGATGCCAAAAACTACGACTTCTTTCAGACGGTCATCCACTACATGTACTTCGCCCAGGGCGCCTACGGCTGGCCCATGTACGTCATCATAAACCGGACCAAGATGTGGCACCTCTTGCCGGAACTGAA ATGCTTTGGCTGCTTCTGTGGCAGCGGCGACGACGCGGAAGTGATCCAGGACAACTGCTGCCTCTGCAACTACGCCGCCCTGAAGAAAACCCTCCAAATGGGCGACATCGACATCGTGTACGCCACCTACCACGTGGACGTGGGCGAGACGCCCTTCTTTGTGGCCGTCGACTACACCCACCGGGCGATAGTGATCAGCATACGGGGCACCCTGAGCATGAAGGACATACTCACGGACCTGAATGCGGAGGGCGAGGTGCTGCCGCTGCAGCCGCCGCGGGACGACTGGCTCGGCCACAAGGGAATGGTGCAGGCGGCGATCTACATCAAGAACAAGCTGCAGGAGGACAACATAATTGAGAAGGCGCTCCAGAGGAATCCCGATCGCCAGACGCACTCCTTCGACCTGGTGCTGGTGGGTCATTCCTTGGGCGCCGGAACCGCGGCGATACTGGCGATTCTCTTGAAACCCGACTATCCCACTCTGCAGTGCTTCAGCTACTCTCCTCCTGGAGGACTCCTCAG TATGCCCGCCGTGGAGTACTCCAAGTCGTTCATCACCTCGGTGGTTCTGGGCAAGGACGTTGTGCCCAGGATCGGCCTGAAccagatggaagccctgcgaGCCGACCTGATAAATGCCATTCAGCGGAGTGTGGATCCCAAG TGGAAAACAATCTCCTGCTCAGTAATTTGTTGTGGCTGTGGACCGGAGCCCACCTCCGTGGTGAACATGTCCGGCCAGGACACGCACATAAACCAGTATCAGGAG GAACGTGGCACTGCCCGGTCGACCAGCGCCCATCCGACGGATAGCTCGATTGCTCTGACGTTGCACCAGCCCTTGTATCCGCCCGGCCGCATCATCCACATAGTGCGGCACCATCCCAAGGCTGAAGA GCAAAAATACGACAGTGGTTGGAG AAATGTCCTGAAGAATCGGGAGCCCGTCTACCAGGCCATCTGGGCAGACTCCACGGACTTTGACGAGGTGCTGATTTCGCCGGTAATGCTGCAGGATCACATGCCCGACAAGGTCCTGGCCGCTCTCAAAAAG GTTGTAACAACGAGTGGGCCACGCAAACCCCAGCGCCAGACATCCAATGCATTCTCCACTGCATCGAACGAGGGTCCCGAAACGGATCACCAGGAGCTGGCTCATAGCAGCACTAATGGCGACTCGGATCCAGTGAGACCGAACTCCGGAACGGAAACGGAAGTTGAAACGGAAACGAATCATGGCCGGACACACTGCAAACGGCCCTCGCAAAGTTCCTACACGAACCTGAGCAACTGCCTGCCACTGACGCCGAGTGCCCAGCACAAGCTCTGCCTGGAAACATCCTTCACGAACGGATCTGGTTGTGGAACTGGTACGATGCCCCTGCAACCAATGCCACCTCGTGGCAGTAAGGCCTCCTCCCTGGCGGGCAGCATTCTGGGCCGCAGCCTTACCCCCTATGACATATCAAGCGCTCTGGACGACAGCCTGGCCACCGTGGCTCTGCGGCAGAGTCCATCCCTCATGAGCTCAGAGACGACGGGCACAGTGATTGCTAATCACGAGCCTGAAACGGAGGACGTACCAGTGCCCCGGCTCAAAGCGGTGGCTTTCGACATGGCCCCAACCCCTCCCCCGGTCCTGCTCGGCCGCCAGTTGGAAGAGAGGTCCCTGGTCGGATGGCAGTCGGGCGAAAGGGTACTCCTCGAGCGCCAGCACTCGGAAAAGAAACCTCGCACTCTGCCCCTCGCCCAACGGCAGGCTCTGCGTAGGGCTTCGGACGCAGGAACAGGTGCCGGTGTAGACCTGCTTCACGACGACTGGTACGGACTGGCGCCATTGGCCAGCCCGGAAACGCTCTCGGAGATCTCCAGTGTCTCATCGCGCACCAGCGTGCCCATTAGCCTGGCCAACAGTATTGAGCGGTACCTGCACCACATGGGAGTGGCAGTTGGGCCCCATAAGGTACCTCTCGAAGACATCTTCGAGTCGCAGCTGCACACGCCCAAGGTGATGCGGCGGGCTCCCAAGTTCACGGAAAACCTGGCAGGATGTGCCGAGGACAGCAGAAATCTGGACCAGTACAAGCGAATGGGCCGCGTCTTTGTCACCTTTCCGCGCATCTATCCGGACCACAGTCTGGACTCCAGTGACGAAAGCTTCGAGTCAGCCTCGGCGCACAGTCTGCAGAGGCTGCCCCAGTTGCCGCAGACCTCCAAGTCGGCGGATCCGTTGGAAGGGGAGCAGGATGTGTCCAGGGAGGCTCAGCCTGTCAAGAAGTTAACCTTCAGCGATAGCGACATCCTAGCCGATGACCATTGCCTGCGACTGTGCCCGCACTGTCCGTGTGGCCGGGATGCCCAGAGCGGATGCTGCACTCGCTCCCAGCACGGTCAGTGCAGTGATCTCGCGGTTGGAACGGGCGCCAGTCTCGGACTGGGCTTGGGTTCCACGGACACAAGCTTCTACAGTGCCAATTCCTCGCTAGAGCAGGTCGTCACGCCAGCACGCCAGAATGGCGGACCCCATCTCGAAGAGATACTGATGCGTCCGGGGGTACTGGAGTCGCATTTTCCGGTTCTGGGCGGTGGCTCTGGCCTGGAGACTCCGGCCTTGGTGGCGCCCGCCTCTCCATCGCCGATGAGCAACGGGAAGCGACCGGATGTGGTCGGCGGACGGGTGAGGAAGCGGCTCTCGTCCGAGGAGTTCGTTTTCACCCGCAGCGAGGACATGCCCAGCCTAGTACAAATCGGTGATAGGAACTCTGGCTCGCCGGCGGGACGTCGTCGCAAAGGATGTGTCTATCCGGCCGGGAATAGTCTTCATTTGGATGCTGCCGCCggcgccgccgccgctgctgctgctgctacggCATCTCCCACGTCCATTAGCAAATTCACCCGAACCCGAGTGGCAGCCGGCTCGGTGGCCAAGCAGACGGCCGCCAATAACGAAAGTAATGTTTAA
- the LOC6501973 gene encoding diacylglycerol lipase-alpha isoform X2 — protein sequence MPGLVVFRRRWSVGSDDLVVPGAFLLTIHFICFVIVSVSLVIFEYNTRILSVKLLFYHLIGYLLILFFSICVEIGICVISMRGSILDAEARTSINIWIYLKSLVILFDIAWLIVGSVWLGHYYSTSPIDDPKKVYIAIIICNWVLVVITLITIWCTFDAAGRSWVKMKKYQRSMRETESRFNYKRSNSMNRNWRQRKVMRAYQDSWDHRCRLLFCCMGSSERNRNSFTDIARLLSDFFRELDVVPSDVVAGLVLLRKFQRLEREAIVRQRKNGTYEFLSGVPITERTQFLALNDAKNYDFFQTVIHYMYFAQGAYGWPMYVIINRTKMWHLLPELKCFGCFCGSGDDAEVIQDNCCLCNYAALKKTLQMGDIDIVYATYHVDVGETPFFVAVDYTHRAIVISIRGTLSMKDILTDLNAEGEVLPLQPPRDDWLGHKGMVQAAIYIKNKLQEDNIIEKALQRNPDRQTHSFDLVLVGHSLGAGTAAILAILLKPDYPTLQCFSYSPPGGLLSMPAVEYSKSFITSVVLGKDVVPRIGLNQMEALRADLINAIQRSVDPKWKTISCSVICCGCGPEPTSVVNMSGQDTHINQYQEERGTARSTSAHPTDSSIALTLHQPLYPPGRIIHIVRHHPKAEEQKYDSGWRNVLKNREPVYQAIWADSTDFDEVLISPVMLQDHMPDKVLAALKKVVTTSGPRKPQRQTSNAFSTASNEGPETDHQELAHSSTNGDSDPVRPNSGTETEVETETNHGRTHCKRPSQSSYTNLSNCLPLTPSAQHKLCLETSFTNGSGCGTGTMPLQPMPPRGSKASSLAGSILGRSLTPYDISSALDDSLATVALRQSPSLMSSETTGTVIANHEPETEDVPVPRLKAVAFDMAPTPPPVLLGRQLEERSLVGWQSGERVLLERQHSEKKPRTLPLAQRQALRRASDAGTGAGVDLLHDDWYGLAPLASPETLSEISSVSSRTSVPISLANSIERYLHHMGVAVGPHKVPLEDIFESQLHTPKVMRRAPKFTENLAGCAEDSRNLDQYKRMGRVFVTFPRIYPDHSLDSSDESFESASAHSLQRLPQLPQTSKSADPLEGEQDVSREAQPVKKLTFSDSDILADDHCLRLCPHCPCGRDAQSGCCTRSQHGQCSDLAVGTGASLGLGLGSTDTSFYSANSSLEQVVTPARQNGGPHLEEILMRPGVLESHFPVLGGGSGLETPALVAPASPSPMSNGKRPDVVGGRVRKRLSSEEFVFTRSEDMPSLVQIGDRNSGSPAGRRRKGCVYPAGNSLHLDAAAGAAAAAAAATASPTSISKFTRTRVAAGSVAKQTAANNESNV from the exons CCCATCGATGATCCCAAGAAGGTCTACATAG CCATTATCATCTGCAACTGGGTCCTGGTGGTCATCACCCTGATCACCATCTGGTGCACCTTCGACGCCGCAGGCCGTTCGTGGGTGAAGATGAAGAAGTACCAGCGATCTATGCGGGAAACGGAGTCGAGATTCAACTACAAAAGAAGCAACTCCATGAATCGAAATTGGCGGCAAAG AAAGGTGATGAGGGCCTACCAGGACAGCTGGGACCATCGCTGTCGCCTGTTGTTCTGCTGCATGGGCTCCTCGGAGCGGAACCGGAACTCCTTCACGGACATCGCCCGACTGCTGAGCGACTTCTTCCGGGAGCTGGACGTGGTGCCGTCGGACGTGGTGGCCGGACTGGTCCTGCTCCGGAAGTTCCAACGCCTCGAGAGGGAGGCCATTGTCAGGCAAAGGAAGAACGGCACCTACGAGTTCCTCAGCGGCGTGCCCATCACGGAGCGTACCCAGTTCCTAGCACTCAACGATGCCAAAAACTACGACTTCTTTCAGACGGTCATCCACTACATGTACTTCGCCCAGGGCGCCTACGGCTGGCCCATGTACGTCATCATAAACCGGACCAAGATGTGGCACCTCTTGCCGGAACTGAA ATGCTTTGGCTGCTTCTGTGGCAGCGGCGACGACGCGGAAGTGATCCAGGACAACTGCTGCCTCTGCAACTACGCCGCCCTGAAGAAAACCCTCCAAATGGGCGACATCGACATCGTGTACGCCACCTACCACGTGGACGTGGGCGAGACGCCCTTCTTTGTGGCCGTCGACTACACCCACCGGGCGATAGTGATCAGCATACGGGGCACCCTGAGCATGAAGGACATACTCACGGACCTGAATGCGGAGGGCGAGGTGCTGCCGCTGCAGCCGCCGCGGGACGACTGGCTCGGCCACAAGGGAATGGTGCAGGCGGCGATCTACATCAAGAACAAGCTGCAGGAGGACAACATAATTGAGAAGGCGCTCCAGAGGAATCCCGATCGCCAGACGCACTCCTTCGACCTGGTGCTGGTGGGTCATTCCTTGGGCGCCGGAACCGCGGCGATACTGGCGATTCTCTTGAAACCCGACTATCCCACTCTGCAGTGCTTCAGCTACTCTCCTCCTGGAGGACTCCTCAG TATGCCCGCCGTGGAGTACTCCAAGTCGTTCATCACCTCGGTGGTTCTGGGCAAGGACGTTGTGCCCAGGATCGGCCTGAAccagatggaagccctgcgaGCCGACCTGATAAATGCCATTCAGCGGAGTGTGGATCCCAAG TGGAAAACAATCTCCTGCTCAGTAATTTGTTGTGGCTGTGGACCGGAGCCCACCTCCGTGGTGAACATGTCCGGCCAGGACACGCACATAAACCAGTATCAGGAG GAACGTGGCACTGCCCGGTCGACCAGCGCCCATCCGACGGATAGCTCGATTGCTCTGACGTTGCACCAGCCCTTGTATCCGCCCGGCCGCATCATCCACATAGTGCGGCACCATCCCAAGGCTGAAGA GCAAAAATACGACAGTGGTTGGAG AAATGTCCTGAAGAATCGGGAGCCCGTCTACCAGGCCATCTGGGCAGACTCCACGGACTTTGACGAGGTGCTGATTTCGCCGGTAATGCTGCAGGATCACATGCCCGACAAGGTCCTGGCCGCTCTCAAAAAG GTTGTAACAACGAGTGGGCCACGCAAACCCCAGCGCCAGACATCCAATGCATTCTCCACTGCATCGAACGAGGGTCCCGAAACGGATCACCAGGAGCTGGCTCATAGCAGCACTAATGGCGACTCGGATCCAGTGAGACCGAACTCCGGAACGGAAACGGAAGTTGAAACGGAAACGAATCATGGCCGGACACACTGCAAACGGCCCTCGCAAAGTTCCTACACGAACCTGAGCAACTGCCTGCCACTGACGCCGAGTGCCCAGCACAAGCTCTGCCTGGAAACATCCTTCACGAACGGATCTGGTTGTGGAACTGGTACGATGCCCCTGCAACCAATGCCACCTCGTGGCAGTAAGGCCTCCTCCCTGGCGGGCAGCATTCTGGGCCGCAGCCTTACCCCCTATGACATATCAAGCGCTCTGGACGACAGCCTGGCCACCGTGGCTCTGCGGCAGAGTCCATCCCTCATGAGCTCAGAGACGACGGGCACAGTGATTGCTAATCACGAGCCTGAAACGGAGGACGTACCAGTGCCCCGGCTCAAAGCGGTGGCTTTCGACATGGCCCCAACCCCTCCCCCGGTCCTGCTCGGCCGCCAGTTGGAAGAGAGGTCCCTGGTCGGATGGCAGTCGGGCGAAAGGGTACTCCTCGAGCGCCAGCACTCGGAAAAGAAACCTCGCACTCTGCCCCTCGCCCAACGGCAGGCTCTGCGTAGGGCTTCGGACGCAGGAACAGGTGCCGGTGTAGACCTGCTTCACGACGACTGGTACGGACTGGCGCCATTGGCCAGCCCGGAAACGCTCTCGGAGATCTCCAGTGTCTCATCGCGCACCAGCGTGCCCATTAGCCTGGCCAACAGTATTGAGCGGTACCTGCACCACATGGGAGTGGCAGTTGGGCCCCATAAGGTACCTCTCGAAGACATCTTCGAGTCGCAGCTGCACACGCCCAAGGTGATGCGGCGGGCTCCCAAGTTCACGGAAAACCTGGCAGGATGTGCCGAGGACAGCAGAAATCTGGACCAGTACAAGCGAATGGGCCGCGTCTTTGTCACCTTTCCGCGCATCTATCCGGACCACAGTCTGGACTCCAGTGACGAAAGCTTCGAGTCAGCCTCGGCGCACAGTCTGCAGAGGCTGCCCCAGTTGCCGCAGACCTCCAAGTCGGCGGATCCGTTGGAAGGGGAGCAGGATGTGTCCAGGGAGGCTCAGCCTGTCAAGAAGTTAACCTTCAGCGATAGCGACATCCTAGCCGATGACCATTGCCTGCGACTGTGCCCGCACTGTCCGTGTGGCCGGGATGCCCAGAGCGGATGCTGCACTCGCTCCCAGCACGGTCAGTGCAGTGATCTCGCGGTTGGAACGGGCGCCAGTCTCGGACTGGGCTTGGGTTCCACGGACACAAGCTTCTACAGTGCCAATTCCTCGCTAGAGCAGGTCGTCACGCCAGCACGCCAGAATGGCGGACCCCATCTCGAAGAGATACTGATGCGTCCGGGGGTACTGGAGTCGCATTTTCCGGTTCTGGGCGGTGGCTCTGGCCTGGAGACTCCGGCCTTGGTGGCGCCCGCCTCTCCATCGCCGATGAGCAACGGGAAGCGACCGGATGTGGTCGGCGGACGGGTGAGGAAGCGGCTCTCGTCCGAGGAGTTCGTTTTCACCCGCAGCGAGGACATGCCCAGCCTAGTACAAATCGGTGATAGGAACTCTGGCTCGCCGGCGGGACGTCGTCGCAAAGGATGTGTCTATCCGGCCGGGAATAGTCTTCATTTGGATGCTGCCGCCggcgccgccgccgctgctgctgctgctacggCATCTCCCACGTCCATTAGCAAATTCACCCGAACCCGAGTGGCAGCCGGCTCGGTGGCCAAGCAGACGGCCGCCAATAACGAAAGTAATGTTTAA